One segment of Strix uralensis isolate ZFMK-TIS-50842 chromosome 11, bStrUra1, whole genome shotgun sequence DNA contains the following:
- the LCTL gene encoding lactase-like protein isoform X2, translated as MINYFNDYANLCFEKFGDRVKHWITFSNPWAVAEKGYETGEHAPGLKLGGCGAYQAAHHIIKTHAKVWHSYNNTWRSEQQGMVGISLTSGWGEPVDPHSQTDRDAAERYIQFHLGWFANPIYKGDYPEVMKNYVGRKSAQQGLGKSRLPTFSVQEKTYIKGTSDFLGIGHFTTRYVLQKSFSFLRASSYHTDHELAELVDPKWPAPGPKWLYSVPWGFRRLLNFIKTQYGNPLIYVTENGVSERVQCTQLCDEWRIEYLKGYINEILKDSLITHMEMVTEIALPTVFTLCILISIVLLIFYLRNHS; from the exons atgataaattattttaatgattatGCAAATCTGTGTTTTGAGAAGTTTGGCGATCGTGTGAAACACTGGATTACTTTTAGTAATCCCTGG GCAGTTGCTGAAAAGGGTTACGAAACAGGAGAACATGCACCAGGACTGAAGCTCGGTGGATGTGGAGCATACCAAGCAGCACACCACATAATTAAA acTCATGCGAAGGTATGGCACTCTTACAATAACACATGGCGCAGTGAGCAGCAAG GTATGGTTGGAATTTCCCTGACTAGTGGCTGGGGTGAACCTGTTGATCCACATAGCCAAACAGATAGAGACGCTGCTGAAAGATATATACAGTTTCATTTGGGATGGTTTGCAAATCCAATTTACAAAGGAGACTATCCAGAAGTTATGAAGAATTATGTAG GTAGGAAGAGTGCCCAGCAGGGCCTGGGGAAATCAAGATTACCAACCTTCTCAGTGCAAGAGAAAACCTATATTAAAGGCACATCGGATTTCCTGGGAATAGGTCATTTTACTACTCGTTATGTTCTACAAAAGAGCTTTTCCTTTCTACGAGCATCAAGTTACCACACTGACCATGAGCTGGCTGAGCTGGTGGACCCAAAATGGCCAGCTCCAGGACCCAAATGGTTATACTCTGTGCCTTGGGGATTCAGAAGATTGCTCAACTTCATTAAG ACACAGTATGGGAACCCTCTCATTTATGTGACAGAGAATGGAGTTTCTGAAAGGGTACAGTGTACTCAGCTGTGTGATGAATGGCGGATAGAATATCTGAAAGGATATATTAATGAAATACTGAAAG ATTCCCTGATTACTCACATGGAAATGGTGACAGAGATTGCTCTTCCTACAGTTTTCACACTCTGCATACTCATCAGCATTGTCCTACTAATATTCTACCTTCGAAATCATAGTTAA
- the SNAPC5 gene encoding snRNA-activating protein complex subunit 5 has protein sequence MLSRLQELRKEEETLLRVKAALHDQLTRLRVEELALQSMIRAREPSATDSSSSAAEEMHRALGQMDNEAAINQTELHLSLQGREEEEEEEEEEEEEEESDS, from the exons ATGCTGagccggctgcaggagctgcgCAAGGAGGAGGAGACGCTGCTGCGGGTGAAGGCGGCGCTGCACGACCAGCTCACCCGCCTCAGG GTGGAAGAGCTGGCGCTGCAGTCTATGATCAGGGCCAGAGAGCCGAGCGCGACAGACTCGTCCTCCAGTGCGGCAGAGGAGATGCACAGA GCTCTTGGGCAGATGGACAATGAGGCTGCTATCAATCAAACTGAATTGCACCTAAGCCTTCAAGGTcgtgaagaggaggaggaggaagaagaggaggaggaagaagaggaggaatcCGATTCTTGA
- the LCTL gene encoding lactase-like protein isoform X3 — MINYFNDYANLCFEKFGDRVKHWITFSNPWTHAKVWHSYNNTWRSEQQGMVGISLTSGWGEPVDPHSQTDRDAAERYIQFHLGWFANPIYKGDYPEVMKNYVGRKSAQQGLGKSRLPTFSVQEKTYIKGTSDFLGIGHFTTRYVLQKSFSFLRASSYHTDHELAELVDPKWPAPGPKWLYSVPWGFRRLLNFIKTQYGNPLIYVTENGVSERVQCTQLCDEWRIEYLKGYINEILKDSLITHMEMVTEIALPTVFTLCILISIVLLIFYLRNHS; from the exons atgataaattattttaatgattatGCAAATCTGTGTTTTGAGAAGTTTGGCGATCGTGTGAAACACTGGATTACTTTTAGTAATCCCTGG acTCATGCGAAGGTATGGCACTCTTACAATAACACATGGCGCAGTGAGCAGCAAG GTATGGTTGGAATTTCCCTGACTAGTGGCTGGGGTGAACCTGTTGATCCACATAGCCAAACAGATAGAGACGCTGCTGAAAGATATATACAGTTTCATTTGGGATGGTTTGCAAATCCAATTTACAAAGGAGACTATCCAGAAGTTATGAAGAATTATGTAG GTAGGAAGAGTGCCCAGCAGGGCCTGGGGAAATCAAGATTACCAACCTTCTCAGTGCAAGAGAAAACCTATATTAAAGGCACATCGGATTTCCTGGGAATAGGTCATTTTACTACTCGTTATGTTCTACAAAAGAGCTTTTCCTTTCTACGAGCATCAAGTTACCACACTGACCATGAGCTGGCTGAGCTGGTGGACCCAAAATGGCCAGCTCCAGGACCCAAATGGTTATACTCTGTGCCTTGGGGATTCAGAAGATTGCTCAACTTCATTAAG ACACAGTATGGGAACCCTCTCATTTATGTGACAGAGAATGGAGTTTCTGAAAGGGTACAGTGTACTCAGCTGTGTGATGAATGGCGGATAGAATATCTGAAAGGATATATTAATGAAATACTGAAAG ATTCCCTGATTACTCACATGGAAATGGTGACAGAGATTGCTCTTCCTACAGTTTTCACACTCTGCATACTCATCAGCATTGTCCTACTAATATTCTACCTTCGAAATCATAGTTAA
- the LCTL gene encoding lactase-like protein isoform X1 produces MINYFNDYANLCFEKFGDRVKHWITFSNPWAVAEKGYETGEHAPGLKLGGCGAYQAAHHIIKTHAKVWHSYNNTWRSEQQGMVGISLTSGWGEPVDPHSQTDRDAAERYIQFHLGWFANPIYKGDYPEVMKNYVGRKSAQQGLGKSRLPTFSVQEKTYIKGTSDFLGIGHFTTRYVLQKSFSFLRASSYHTDHELAELVDPKWPAPGPKWLYSVPWGFRRLLNFIKTQYGNPLIYVTENGVSERVQCTQLCDEWRIEYLKGYINEILKALNDGVNVKGYTAWSLLDKFEWNKGFSERFGFYHVDFKNKNKPRYPKASVDYYKKIITANGFPNQREVENWYQRSMDTCSTAHQLLAADSLITHMEMVTEIALPTVFTLCILISIVLLIFYLRNHS; encoded by the exons atgataaattattttaatgattatGCAAATCTGTGTTTTGAGAAGTTTGGCGATCGTGTGAAACACTGGATTACTTTTAGTAATCCCTGG GCAGTTGCTGAAAAGGGTTACGAAACAGGAGAACATGCACCAGGACTGAAGCTCGGTGGATGTGGAGCATACCAAGCAGCACACCACATAATTAAA acTCATGCGAAGGTATGGCACTCTTACAATAACACATGGCGCAGTGAGCAGCAAG GTATGGTTGGAATTTCCCTGACTAGTGGCTGGGGTGAACCTGTTGATCCACATAGCCAAACAGATAGAGACGCTGCTGAAAGATATATACAGTTTCATTTGGGATGGTTTGCAAATCCAATTTACAAAGGAGACTATCCAGAAGTTATGAAGAATTATGTAG GTAGGAAGAGTGCCCAGCAGGGCCTGGGGAAATCAAGATTACCAACCTTCTCAGTGCAAGAGAAAACCTATATTAAAGGCACATCGGATTTCCTGGGAATAGGTCATTTTACTACTCGTTATGTTCTACAAAAGAGCTTTTCCTTTCTACGAGCATCAAGTTACCACACTGACCATGAGCTGGCTGAGCTGGTGGACCCAAAATGGCCAGCTCCAGGACCCAAATGGTTATACTCTGTGCCTTGGGGATTCAGAAGATTGCTCAACTTCATTAAG ACACAGTATGGGAACCCTCTCATTTATGTGACAGAGAATGGAGTTTCTGAAAGGGTACAGTGTACTCAGCTGTGTGATGAATGGCGGATAGAATATCTGAAAGGATATATTAATGAAATACTGAAAG CTCTAAATGATGGTGTTAATGTCAAAGGTTATACTGCCTGGTCACTGCTGGATAAATTTGAATGGAACAAAGGCTTCTCCGAAAGATTTGGATTTTATcatgttgattttaaaaacaagaacaaaccaCGATACCCAAAGGCATCCGTTGACTATTACAAAAAGATTATCACTGCAAATGGATTCCCAAATCAAAGAGAG GTGGAAAATTGGTATCAGAGGTCCATGGACACTTGCTCTACTGCACACCAACTCCTTGCTGCAG ATTCCCTGATTACTCACATGGAAATGGTGACAGAGATTGCTCTTCCTACAGTTTTCACACTCTGCATACTCATCAGCATTGTCCTACTAATATTCTACCTTCGAAATCATAGTTAA
- the ZWILCH gene encoding protein zwilch homolog isoform X1 → MAAERRWQAAAGLYGRLLRIYEEGRESIPERPYLFETDVEICLIGGGCKSPIERFWNGSSVYILQKARHNEESDPMEESKMDDAVYGSELLPKESSGPVALSVSRAKQLISLYTMVQNPNMTHLKISELVVLPPLWIRCDGSDPEHTCWLGAEPLKAGNKITGINFYMVTCDGPTADKTHFANLEELKMAHKKKHHSSIVMTKGFAQYELIRAAAIEDTIVESESNISVDITWNTVDKFLETPPLISAATLNIALESGDPRSPVYQLYRELQFLLALAEGLKTGVTEWPEPLESESAVELVREFLMDLKRKLDGYCISGNNNETEKIKCDTAAVDSSIKSIFSERGDLDFAEQLWCKMKSVSSYQELIECFTLIIKSLERGEIQPWIHQGSSSLLSKLIQQSYHGKIEVISLGGITPIQMLLEIGLDKMKKDYVSFFIGQELATLTYLDYFISTSVDLQEQVHRVQKLHHMLEIMVSCTVLLQFKHENLFPLTQICMKYYKENPLNEKHVFQLPIRPALVKKFYQNDHPEIWKVDISSAHGQKEAKTTWQVSTNPPVEHMTSNNTGLFSDSTVNGSNEERMYFITMAQCSQVHFT, encoded by the exons ATGGCCGCGGAGCGGCGGtggcaggcggcggcggggctgtaCGGCCGCCTCCTCCG aatatacgaagaaggaagggaaagcatCCCTGAACGTCCGTATCTCTTTGAG actgatgtAGAGATCTGTTTGATTGGTGGTGGTTGCAAAAGTCCCATTGAAAGATTTTGGAATGGAAGCAGTGTATATattttgcagaaagca AGACACAATGAAGAAAGTGACCCAATGGAAGAATCAAAAATGGATGATGCTGTTTATGGCTCTGAGCTTTTACCAAAGGAGAGTTCTGGACCAGTGGCTCTTTCTGTAAGCAGAGCAAA GCAGTTGATTTCCTTATATACAATGGTACAAAATCCAAACATGACCCACCTGAAGATAAGTGAACTGGTTGTGCTTCCTCCCCTCTGGATAAGGTGTGACGGTTCTGATCCTGAACATACTTGTTGGCTTGGAGCTGAGCCTCTCAAAGCTGGCAACAAAATCACAGGGATCAATTTCTATATGGTTACATGTGATG gTCCTACAGCTGATAAAACCCATTTTGCAAACCTGGAAGAGCTCAAAATGGcacataaaaagaaacatcattCATCTATT GTGATGACAAAAGGATTTGCTCAGTATGAACTTATTAGAGCTGCTGCAATAGAGGACACAATCGTAGAATCTGAAAGCAATATATCTGTCGATATTACATGGAATACTGTCGATAAGTTTCTGGAGACACCCCCACTAATTTCAGCTGCCACGCTG AATATTGCACTGGAGTCTGGGGACCCCAGAAGTCCTGTATATCAGCTATATAGAGAACTGCAGTTTCTCCTT GCTTTGGCCGAAGGTTTGAAGACAGGTGTGACTGAGTGGCCTGAGCCATTAGAGTCTGAATCAGCTGTTGAACTGGTCCGGGAGTTTCTGATGG aTTTAAAGAGGAAGCTGGATGGATATTGTATATCTGGAAACAACAATGAAACGGAG AAAATCAAATGTGACACAGCTGCAGTGGACAGTTCAATAAAATCAATCTTCAGTGAGCGAGGAGACCTGGACTTTGCTGAACAATTATGGTGCAAAATGAAAA GTGTCAGTTCCTATCAGGAGTTGATAGAGTGTTTCACACTGATCATAAAATCCCTGGAACGTGGTGAGATACAGCCATGG ATTCATCAAGGGAGTAGCAGTTTGCTAAGTAAATTGATTCAACAGTCTTATCATGGCAAGATAGAGGTCATTTCCCTCGGTGGCATCACTCCGATTCAAATGCTCTTAGAGATTGGTCTGGATAAGATGAAGAAGGATTATGTCAGTTTTTTCATCG GCCAGGAACTTGCAACATTAACCTACTTG GATTACTTCATTTCCACATCAGTAGATCTACAAGAACAAGTCCATCGTGTTCAAAAGCTCCACCATATGCTGGAAATAATGGTCAGCTGTACAGTCTTACTTCAGTTTAAGCATGAGAACCTCTTCCCTTTGACACA AATCTGCATGAAGTATTATAAGGAAAACCCTCTAAATGAGAAGCATGTGTTTCAACTGCCGATCAGACCAGCTCTTGTCAAGAAGTTCTATCAAAA CGATCACCCAGAAATATGGAAGGTGGACATAAGTAGTGCGCATGGACAGAAGGAGGCTAAAACAACATGGCAAGTTAGTACTAATCCTCCGGTTGAGCATATGACATCAAACAATACAG GTCTCTTTTCCGATTCTACAGTTAATGGAAGCAATGaagaaagaatgtattttattaCAATGGCTCAGTGCAGTCAGGTGCATTTCACATAA
- the ZWILCH gene encoding protein zwilch homolog isoform X2 encodes MEESKMDDAVYGSELLPKESSGPVALSVSRAKQLISLYTMVQNPNMTHLKISELVVLPPLWIRCDGSDPEHTCWLGAEPLKAGNKITGINFYMVTCDGPTADKTHFANLEELKMAHKKKHHSSIVMTKGFAQYELIRAAAIEDTIVESESNISVDITWNTVDKFLETPPLISAATLNIALESGDPRSPVYQLYRELQFLLALAEGLKTGVTEWPEPLESESAVELVREFLMDLKRKLDGYCISGNNNETEKIKCDTAAVDSSIKSIFSERGDLDFAEQLWCKMKSVSSYQELIECFTLIIKSLERGEIQPWIHQGSSSLLSKLIQQSYHGKIEVISLGGITPIQMLLEIGLDKMKKDYVSFFIGQELATLTYLDYFISTSVDLQEQVHRVQKLHHMLEIMVSCTVLLQFKHENLFPLTQICMKYYKENPLNEKHVFQLPIRPALVKKFYQNDHPEIWKVDISSAHGQKEAKTTWQVSTNPPVEHMTSNNTGLFSDSTVNGSNEERMYFITMAQCSQVHFT; translated from the exons ATGGAAGAATCAAAAATGGATGATGCTGTTTATGGCTCTGAGCTTTTACCAAAGGAGAGTTCTGGACCAGTGGCTCTTTCTGTAAGCAGAGCAAA GCAGTTGATTTCCTTATATACAATGGTACAAAATCCAAACATGACCCACCTGAAGATAAGTGAACTGGTTGTGCTTCCTCCCCTCTGGATAAGGTGTGACGGTTCTGATCCTGAACATACTTGTTGGCTTGGAGCTGAGCCTCTCAAAGCTGGCAACAAAATCACAGGGATCAATTTCTATATGGTTACATGTGATG gTCCTACAGCTGATAAAACCCATTTTGCAAACCTGGAAGAGCTCAAAATGGcacataaaaagaaacatcattCATCTATT GTGATGACAAAAGGATTTGCTCAGTATGAACTTATTAGAGCTGCTGCAATAGAGGACACAATCGTAGAATCTGAAAGCAATATATCTGTCGATATTACATGGAATACTGTCGATAAGTTTCTGGAGACACCCCCACTAATTTCAGCTGCCACGCTG AATATTGCACTGGAGTCTGGGGACCCCAGAAGTCCTGTATATCAGCTATATAGAGAACTGCAGTTTCTCCTT GCTTTGGCCGAAGGTTTGAAGACAGGTGTGACTGAGTGGCCTGAGCCATTAGAGTCTGAATCAGCTGTTGAACTGGTCCGGGAGTTTCTGATGG aTTTAAAGAGGAAGCTGGATGGATATTGTATATCTGGAAACAACAATGAAACGGAG AAAATCAAATGTGACACAGCTGCAGTGGACAGTTCAATAAAATCAATCTTCAGTGAGCGAGGAGACCTGGACTTTGCTGAACAATTATGGTGCAAAATGAAAA GTGTCAGTTCCTATCAGGAGTTGATAGAGTGTTTCACACTGATCATAAAATCCCTGGAACGTGGTGAGATACAGCCATGG ATTCATCAAGGGAGTAGCAGTTTGCTAAGTAAATTGATTCAACAGTCTTATCATGGCAAGATAGAGGTCATTTCCCTCGGTGGCATCACTCCGATTCAAATGCTCTTAGAGATTGGTCTGGATAAGATGAAGAAGGATTATGTCAGTTTTTTCATCG GCCAGGAACTTGCAACATTAACCTACTTG GATTACTTCATTTCCACATCAGTAGATCTACAAGAACAAGTCCATCGTGTTCAAAAGCTCCACCATATGCTGGAAATAATGGTCAGCTGTACAGTCTTACTTCAGTTTAAGCATGAGAACCTCTTCCCTTTGACACA AATCTGCATGAAGTATTATAAGGAAAACCCTCTAAATGAGAAGCATGTGTTTCAACTGCCGATCAGACCAGCTCTTGTCAAGAAGTTCTATCAAAA CGATCACCCAGAAATATGGAAGGTGGACATAAGTAGTGCGCATGGACAGAAGGAGGCTAAAACAACATGGCAAGTTAGTACTAATCCTCCGGTTGAGCATATGACATCAAACAATACAG GTCTCTTTTCCGATTCTACAGTTAATGGAAGCAATGaagaaagaatgtattttattaCAATGGCTCAGTGCAGTCAGGTGCATTTCACATAA
- the RPL4 gene encoding LOW QUALITY PROTEIN: large ribosomal subunit protein uL4 (The sequence of the model RefSeq protein was modified relative to this genomic sequence to represent the inferred CDS: deleted 1 base in 1 codon; substituted 1 base at 1 genomic stop codon) has protein sequence MSRHTESLRQKRVPRFGRRPRATEAPGERGARHRAWRRWRRGSGRGWGQDPRLGPGPEGPARQKAAGRARKDIAHSEGAXTRPSFSGRAAAGTGGSTRGSAAATMACARPLISVYSEKGEASGKNVTLPAVFKAPIRPDVVNFVHTNLRKNNRQPYAVSELAGHQTSAESWGTGRAVARIPRVRGGGTHRSGQGAFGNMCRGGRMFAPTKTWRRWHRRVNTTQKRYAICSALAASALPALVMSKGHRIEEIPELPLVVEDKVESYKKTKEAVLLLKKLKAWNDIKKVYASQRMRAGKGKMRNRRRIQRRGPCIIYNEDNGIIRAFRNIPGITLLDVNKLNLLRLAPGGHVGRFCIWTESAFRKLDDLYGTWRKAATLKSDYNLPMHKMTNTDIGRIMRSQEIQKALRPPKKKIRRRVLKKNPLKNLRIMIKLNPYAKTMRRNTILRHAQNHKLKEEKKAKAKAKLAAKVPAEPRAETAAKTAAKAKAEA, from the exons ATGAGTCGTCACACTGAATCCCTCCGCCAGAAAAGAGTCCCCCGGTTCGGGAGGCGACCGAGAGCGACAGAAGCGCCCGGAGAGAGAGGGGCTCGGCACCGCGCGTGGCGGCGCTGGCGAAGGGGCTCGGGCCGAGGCTGGGGCCAGGACCCGAGGCTGGGGCCAGGACCCGAGGGGCCGGCGCGGCAGAaggcggcgggcagggcgcggAAGGACATCGCTCATAGTGAAGGGGCATGAACGCGTCCTTCCTTTTCCGGTCGG GCTGCGGCGGGGACGGGCGGGAGCACGAGAGGCTCCGCCGCCGCCACCATG gctTGTGCTCGACCGTTAATATCCGTCTACTCCGAGAAGGGGGAAGCTTCAGGCAAAAATGTCACTTTGCCTGCTGTGTTCAAGGCTCCCATTCGCCCTGACGTTGTGAACTTCGTTCACACCAACCTGCGCAAGAACAACAGGCAGCCCTACGCTGTCAGCGAACTTGCAG GTCATCAGACCAGTGCTGAATCTTGGGGTACTGGGAGAGCTGTCGCTCGTATTCCTCGAGTACGAGGCGGTGGAACTCACCGCTCTGGCCAGGGTGCCTTTGGAAAT ATGTGTCGTGGAGGCCGCATGTTTGCCCCAACCAAGACCTGGCGCCGCTGGCACCGTAGAGTGAACACAACACAGAAGCGTTACGCCATCTGTTCTGCCCTGGCAGCGTCGGCTCTCCCGGCGCTGGTCATGTCTAAAG GCCACCGCATTGAGGAGATCCCAGAACTTCCTCTGGTTGTTGAGGACAAAGTTGAGAGTTACAAGAAGACCAAGGAAGCTGTTCTCCTCCTTAAGAAGCTTAAAGCTTGGAACGACATCAAAAAG GTTTATGCCTCCCAGCGTATGCGGGCCGGAAAGGGTAAAATGAGGAATCGCCGTCGCATCCAGCGCAGGGGACCCTGCATCATCTACAACGAGGACAACGGTATCATTAGAGCTTTCCGGAATATTCCAG GAATTACTCTTCTGGATGTGAACAAGCTGAACCTGCTGCGACTTGCTCCTGGAGGCCACGTTGGGCGTTTCTGCATTTGGACAGAAAGCGCCTTCCGCAAGCTGGATGATCTGTACGGCACCTGGCGCAAAGCTGCTACACTGAAGAGCGActacaa CCTGCCGATGCACAAGATGACCAACACGGACATTGGGAGAATCATGAGAAGCCAGGAAATCCAGAAGGCGCTGCGTCCTCCCAA GAAGAAGATTCGCCGTAGAGTCCTGAAGAAGAATCCTCTGAAGAATCTGAGAATCATGATCAAGTTGAACCCATATGCCAAAACGATGCGCCGCAACACCATCCTGCGCCACGCACAAAAC cataaacttaaggaagagaagaaagccaaggccaaggccaagctCGCGGCCAAGGTCCCGGCTGAGCCCAGGGCAGAGACTGCAGCCAAGACGGCTGCGAAGGCCAAGGCTGAGGCGTGA